The following proteins come from a genomic window of Kitasatospora sp. NBC_01246:
- a CDS encoding GNAT family N-acetyltransferase, with translation MSSFAARIRVAEGADDLALVRGVRHEVFIAEQGVPEELEYDDLDATSEHLLAVGPEGEPLGTARLIHGPQALALTGGTAGRVLLGRLAVVKAARGTGLGAELVRAVEAAGRGRGAREVELHAQVQALGFYERLGYTAEGPVYDDAGIPHRTMTRVL, from the coding sequence ATGAGCTCCTTCGCGGCGCGGATCCGGGTGGCCGAGGGCGCGGACGACCTGGCACTGGTGCGGGGCGTCCGGCACGAGGTGTTCATCGCCGAGCAGGGCGTGCCCGAGGAACTGGAGTACGACGACCTCGACGCGACCTCCGAGCACCTGCTGGCGGTCGGCCCGGAGGGCGAGCCGCTCGGCACCGCCCGGCTGATCCACGGCCCGCAGGCGCTCGCCCTCACCGGCGGGACGGCGGGCCGGGTGCTGCTCGGCCGGCTCGCGGTGGTGAAGGCGGCGCGCGGCACCGGGCTGGGCGCCGAGCTGGTCCGCGCCGTCGAGGCGGCCGGGCGCGGGCGGGGCGCCCGTGAGGTCGAGCTGCACGCGCAGGTGCAGGCGCTGGGCTTCTACGAGCGGCTCGGCTACACGGCGGAGGGGCCGGTCTACGACGACGCCGGGATCCCGCACCGGACCATGACCCGGGTGCTCTAG
- a CDS encoding RluA family pseudouridine synthase — protein MSTAAQIRSLPVPDGLEGERLDAALARMFGFSRTKAAELAADGKVTLDGALAGKSDRVTAGSWLEVEIPAPAAPVRIVAEHVEGMRIVHDDEDIVLVDKPVGVAAHPSPGWTGPTVIGGLAAAGYRISTSGAAERQGVVHRLDVGTSGLMVVAKSERAYTDLKRQFHDRVTEKKYHTLVQGHPDPMSGTVDAPIGRHPSSDWKWAVIQEGKPSVTHYDLIEAYRAASLLDIKLETGRTHQIRVHMSALRHPCVGDLTYGADPTLAKRLGLTRQWLHAVSLAFEHPADGEWVQFGSEYPEDLRRALDIISAES, from the coding sequence GTGAGTACCGCAGCGCAGATCCGCAGCCTCCCCGTACCCGACGGCCTGGAGGGCGAGCGTCTCGACGCCGCCCTCGCCCGGATGTTCGGTTTCTCCCGGACGAAGGCCGCCGAGTTGGCAGCCGACGGCAAGGTGACGCTCGACGGCGCCCTGGCCGGCAAGTCGGACCGGGTCACCGCCGGCTCCTGGCTGGAGGTCGAGATCCCGGCCCCCGCCGCGCCCGTGCGGATCGTCGCCGAGCATGTCGAGGGCATGCGCATCGTCCACGACGACGAGGACATCGTGCTCGTCGACAAGCCGGTCGGCGTCGCCGCCCACCCCAGCCCCGGCTGGACCGGTCCGACCGTGATCGGCGGCCTGGCCGCGGCCGGCTACCGGATCTCCACCTCGGGCGCCGCGGAGCGCCAGGGCGTCGTGCACCGGCTCGACGTGGGCACCTCCGGGCTGATGGTGGTCGCCAAGTCCGAGCGCGCCTACACCGACCTCAAGCGCCAGTTCCACGACCGGGTGACCGAGAAGAAGTACCACACGCTGGTGCAGGGCCACCCGGACCCGATGAGCGGCACCGTGGACGCGCCGATCGGGCGCCACCCCAGCTCCGACTGGAAGTGGGCGGTCATCCAGGAGGGCAAGCCCTCCGTCACCCACTACGACCTCATCGAGGCCTACCGGGCCGCCTCGCTGCTGGACATCAAGCTGGAGACCGGCCGGACCCACCAGATCCGGGTGCACATGTCGGCGCTGCGCCACCCCTGCGTGGGCGACCTGACCTACGGCGCCGACCCGACGCTGGCCAAGCGGCTCGGGCTGACCCGGCAGTGGCTGCACGCGGTCTCGCTCGCCTTCGAGCACCCGGCCGACGGCGAGTGGGTGCAGTTCGGCAGCGAGTACCCCGAGGACCTGCGCAGGGCGCTGGACATCATCTCGGCGGAGAGCTGA
- the lspA gene encoding signal peptidase II, protein MAEPGEVTAPVEQEAPKGRRRIGVLLGVALVAFLIDLGTKLLVVARLENHAAIKVIGDVVTFQVIRNSGAAFGMGQALTIVFTVIAASVIVVIWRIARRLYSLPWAIALGLLLGGALGNLTDRLFRSPSAFRGHVVDFISVQHFAVFNLADSAIVCGGILVVLLSFRGSNPDGTVHQPAGKGAGGKDGAAGGDAGGDRPGPTA, encoded by the coding sequence GTGGCCGAGCCCGGTGAGGTGACCGCTCCGGTCGAGCAGGAGGCACCGAAGGGGCGCCGGCGGATCGGTGTCCTGCTGGGCGTCGCGCTGGTCGCCTTCCTGATCGACCTGGGGACCAAGCTGCTGGTGGTCGCCCGCCTGGAGAACCACGCGGCGATCAAGGTGATCGGCGACGTGGTGACCTTCCAGGTGATCCGCAACTCCGGCGCCGCGTTCGGCATGGGCCAGGCGCTGACCATCGTCTTCACCGTGATCGCGGCGTCGGTCATCGTGGTCATCTGGCGGATCGCCCGCCGGCTGTACAGCCTCCCCTGGGCGATCGCGCTCGGGCTGCTGCTCGGCGGGGCGCTGGGCAACCTGACCGACCGGCTGTTCCGCTCGCCGAGCGCCTTCCGCGGTCACGTCGTGGACTTCATCTCCGTCCAGCACTTCGCCGTCTTCAACCTCGCCGACTCGGCGATCGTCTGCGGCGGCATCCTGGTGGTGCTGCTCTCCTTCCGCGGCAGCAACCCGGACGGCACCGTCCACCAGCCGGCCGGCAAGGGCGCGGGCGGCAAGGACGGGGCGGCCGGGGGCGACGCCGGCGGGGACCGGCCCGGCCCGACCGCGTAA
- a CDS encoding TraR/DksA family transcriptional regulator: MTTTARHKTSNDSALVAPGRTRTPAAAVRGGGAEAVDPAELPVRPGEDPWTSQEVHELHAELISELDRLQNEIGAAEAAITGLMRDSNDGAGDDQVDAGTKNISRESELALANNARDSLAQVERALGRLEGVGFGTCESCGQAIGKARMQAFPRATLCVQCKAKQERR; the protein is encoded by the coding sequence GTGACCACTACCGCACGGCACAAGACCAGCAACGATTCCGCGCTCGTGGCCCCCGGCCGCACCCGCACCCCCGCCGCGGCGGTCCGCGGCGGCGGCGCGGAGGCCGTGGACCCGGCCGAGCTTCCCGTCCGCCCGGGCGAGGACCCGTGGACTTCGCAGGAGGTGCACGAACTGCACGCCGAGCTGATCAGCGAGCTGGACCGGCTGCAGAACGAGATCGGCGCCGCCGAGGCCGCGATCACCGGGCTGATGCGGGACTCCAACGACGGAGCCGGCGACGACCAGGTCGACGCCGGTACGAAGAACATCTCGCGGGAGAGCGAGCTGGCGCTGGCCAACAACGCCAGGGACAGCCTCGCGCAGGTCGAGCGGGCCCTGGGCCGACTGGAGGGCGTCGGCTTCGGGACCTGCGAGTCCTGCGGCCAGGCCATCGGCAAGGCCCGCATGCAGGCCTTCCCCCGGGCGACGCTCTGCGTCCAGTGCAAGGCCAAGCAGGAACGCCGCTGA